The Salvelinus alpinus chromosome 25, SLU_Salpinus.1, whole genome shotgun sequence genomic sequence TTCAGCCAGGTTCGGGCTGGGGAGCCACACCAGCATACCCAGGTTGTCCCTCTCCTCGGCCGCCTTGGCAATCTCTGTCACAGGGGGATAAAGGATCGAATGAGGACCAGTGACTTAATTACTCAAACTACTCATTGCCTTTATCCTAAATGCTTTTATGTTGAAAGTGAAACTCTGGTGAAAGTGAAACCAATTTCCAACAATACAAGTTGAGCGAGAATGAAATTTCATGTTGCATTGGAAAATACAACATGTATTATTAGCAGCACAAGCCTATCAATTCTCGCATGGAAACCAAATTGAAAAGAAAAAAATATGGACCATTAGAAGTCAGGACTTAATCATATAGGCTAGTGAAAGCAGCTACAATTAATACAGTTCATGTTACAAATACTACATTTCATAATGATTCATTACTTATAGGGAAGCAATCAACACCATTCTCACTCCAGATAGTTAAATTAAACGTTTATAACCATGGTCCTTCGAGCAACAATTAGGGCCTAGCTATAACAGATGTAAATTACAAACTTTTTAATTAGCTCATCTCAGATTTGTTATATGCTAAATATGCTGAAATATATTGGATACATTGACAATAGTTCTGCAGTTAAATCGGTTCAAACATGAAACAATGTAGCCGTGGACAGGAGTCGGAATGTCAAAATAATAAATATGTAGTTAGCAGTAGCCCGCTTAGTCAAGGCTCGTGGAATAGACGACCAGGAATTGTTCGAGGCTATCATGTCTGGTAACCTGTTCCATCTTCTTGACTGCCTGAACAGTAAAATTACTCACCTGGATCATAGTCTGGCACGAGGGCTTGATACTGAGTCCCAACTCTCATACCACCACTACCTGAACATATAACAAACACAGGATTAACATTTTTACATCACTGTACAAGTGTATGAACTAGTTTAGAGTGACCGAGGCTACCACCGTCGTGTTGACCTACCATGCTCATCATCACTGGAGGAGCCCGAACTTCCTTCCTCCCATGAATTGTTGCTATTTCCATTCGTAGCTAAACTTTTGTTAGGATTATTAACTGTATTCCTACCCCTTCTTTTCCCTGACATTTCCGAACCACTCTTTTCCATCATTGCGGGGATTTTTTAACGGAGAAAGAGCAACAAAACTACTCGGattttggctagctagctactgtaacgtTACTGGCTGTCTGTAGTCAGCAGCACCTTGCTAGATGCCTGGCGCTAGTTTGCTAGCTAGCGAACAAAGTAACGTTAGCAAATTGGCTAGCAAAGCTACTGTGGCTAGCTAGACGAAGCGATGACCAACTGATTAAACTGTTCAACTAGCCAGCAATCTCAATTAAGACGGCTATGTTATAAAAGTTGTTAAGATAGCTGTCTCCAAAAATATAACGGGTGGCCAAATAACTGTGTTGTATGGGTCTTTCAATATTAACCAGCCACCTCAGTTAGCTAGAAAAAATACCCCAAGTTCGCGAGGATGCTTGACTGCTAGCTCGCTGCTACTTGGATAAAAGTTGCGgtagcaactagctagctagcttgattTATGAAATCAATTAGCATAGCTAGAGCTACGTGGCTTTAACACACGCATTTGTCGAAGATATTCTACAGATTTTGACTAGTTAGCTGGCTACTTTTGTCCATTACAATCGTTACTAGCTAGGTGTCTTGCCAGGTGGGTCGGTTGCTAGTTGACACTCCACGGGGTCTTGATTAAGTGCCTGGCTGCATCAGATGGAACTGAATTTTTCGAGGCTTGCCCTGAAGAGGCCTCCCTCAAGCTAATAATGATGAGTGGACCAACTCTCTTCTTGCCTGGAAACTAGAGGCTACAATGAATTAATTCATTAGGTAGATGGGAATTTATGCAATTAAACAAAATACGTTTTTCTACGTTCTACAGCCAATTAATGGAATTAATTTACATTCAAAAAGGCGAATTAAAATAATCTAATTCAACAATGGACACATTCCTCAAATCATATGGACTGCATTTAATTTCTTTTTTCTTTATATGTCAGGGACCGTGTACAAATTATACATAGGCCCATCAGAGTATCCCAAATATGTGCCTCCATGGCCTAACCTCAGGGCCGTGTTCCCCAACCTTAGAAGCCGTATAAGGGAGCAGTGTCTTGCATTCGCACTGTCACAATCAAGCTACTTCTGGGCTCCTTGAAaatgagtaggctacagtatataaACTCCTCCCTGTATTTATTTGGAGTGAAGCTAAAACATTTGAATTGGTCTCTATACTGCAGCAGTTTGGATTttgaaatgtttcatatgagacgacagtacagaatgtcaccttttatttgaatgtattttcatacatatctgttttagaACTAAaggcactttatgtatctagtccccagtggtgtaaagtacttaagtaaaactactttaaagttctacttaagtagtttttttgggtatctgtactttactttactatttatatttttggtaacttttactttactacatttctgaataaaataatgtactttttactccatacattttccctgacacccaatagTACTCATTACAtgttgacaggaaaatggttcaattcacacacttatcaagagaacatccctcatcaagagaacatctgacggactcactaaacacaagtagtattttactgggtgacttttacttaagtcattttctattaaggtatctttacttttactcaagtatgacgattgaatactttttccaccactgctagtCCCCcctatttggacaaattcacttataaatcaaaacaaattttattggtcaaatacacatggttagcagatgttattgcaagtgtagcgaaatgcttgtgctactagttctgacagtgcagcaatatcaacAAGTAATCTTTTTTaattcccgctcagcccagtcaaaactgttcgctgctctggcaccccaatggtggaacaaactccctcacgacgccaggtcagcggagtcaatcaccaccttccggagatacctgaaaccccacctctttaaggaatacctaggataggataaagtaatccttctaacccccccccccttaaaagagttagatgcactattgtaaagtggttgttccactggatatcataaggtgaatgcaccaatttgtaagtcgctctggataagagcgtctgctaaatgacttaaatgtaaatgtaaatgtaatctaacaattccacaacaactacctaatacacacaaatctaaataaagggatggaataagtacgtatgtacatataaatatatggaagaGCAATGactgagcggcataggcaagatgcaacagATGGTATAAAAGCAGTAtttacatatgggatgagtaatgcaagatatgtaaacatcataATTAAAAtggcattaataaagtgactagtgatccatttgttagagtggccaatgatttcaggTCTGTATGTAttcagcagcctctctgtgttagtgatggcaaacagtctgatggccttgaaataggagctgtttttcagtctctcggtcccagcttcgatccacctgtactgacctcgccttctggattgcagcggggtgaacaggcagcagctcctggttgttgtccttgatgatctttttggccttctgtGACATCTGgttctgtaggtgtcctggagggcaggtagtttgccaccggTAGACTACCCtgcagttgtgggcggtgcagttgccataccaggtggtgatacagcctgacaagatgctctcaattgtgcatctgtaaaagtttgtgagggttttaggtgacaagccacatttattcagcctcctaaggttgtattaaagtagtcaaaagtgtatTATTTGGTTCCATATgcctagcacacaatgattaaatcaagcttgtgactctacaaaaaCTTtctggatgcatttgcagtttgttttggttgtgtttcggttTGTTTTGACCAATtggaactgaatggtgaataatgtattgtgtcatttgagttacttttattgtaaataggaatagaagatgtttctgaacaccTCTACAttaaatgtggatgctaccatgattagggataatcatgaatgaatcgtgaataatgatgagtgagaagcTTACAGAGGcgcaaagatcatacccccaaaaaCTGCACTTGAGCTAGACTCATTTCTTGCTAAATGGGGGTCCTCCCATAGGCATTGGGAATACTTTCTATAGGCTACTATTGCCTGGTGTTAATGTATCTGGTCTTTTTACTACACTGGCAAAATACATCTGGAAGGCACTCTATCTGTGCAGATACATGAATAAGATAGAAAATTATTATTCCTTTTTCCATTGTCGTTCCCACAGAGATGTGGTTGTTACAGATTGTGTTGGATTTCATTTTCCACTTAACATTCATTTAATCAAAAAGACTCATCCATCATGCTTCTTTTGAACTGTAAAGTGGCCTATTTTATATAGTTTAGTCCCACCCTACCTATCTAGCTGCAGCAGGCATGCTCACGTCATGTTGATATACACTAAATCTAAATATTATCTTTTGTGATCATCAATTTCTCATGACATAGGCTACACAGATTACCCAGGCCATaatgcagggttagggttggggtttaAGACTGTGAAACATCACTGTGTCTGTTTGCATCATAGTCACTGGGACATGAGAGTGCCACCTGCAGCTGGATCATGCTTCTCTCAATTGCTATTACTCACAACCATGCTCAATGAGGGTATGTATAAAACCATGCAACTCCATACCAGGATGTCACTTTCCCCAAAATGTTTTATTGATACCAGTCTGTCTTTCCTAACTAGACATTTTTAATTAGCAGATTCCTAACCATTTTACATTGAATTCACACTTCTATATCCATTTCACACTGCATTTCCACTTCTTCATGGCTCATAAGAAATAATTTCAATACATCAGATTAGATCATAATGTGGGGACATACTGTTTGCTGTAAGTTTGAAAATGAGTGGTGAAGATGAAGATAGGCTACTTCGTCAATTCAAGGTTATGCATGACATGTAATGACACGTATTCACCAAACAGATGGCGTGGTCGAGTATCTAAAAGCCGCCTATGGTCTGCCCTATACTGAAGCTACTAAAACCAATAGCTTACATTTGACTTTGCATGAACTCACAAGCTGTTTCATAATTTGAGGTAAATTTTTATGTTAAAGTTAGTGTTTTTGCAATGCATATGTCACAGCCATTCAAATGCCTATAGTTGCCTGACCATTGTAATGTGGTGTAAATATACGTTTTTATTCTATCCTTAAAATAGATTTTACACTTGATAGACTTAGCCTAATCCTGATGAGACATCACGACCCAAACGAGAAACAGTTATAATGCGTAAAACAGATATGTCTGTCAGAATTTAGCAGTGGGGAGTGTTGGTAGCAGCACGTTGCACCAGACGCGCAATTATATAACATGCACTGGCGACCCACAACCCAACATACATCCTCTACACCGGACtgttctgaatgtactgtatgcagTGGGGACACTCGATAGGGGGGCGATAGCGCGGCTCCCAAACAAATCGCTCACATGGCACACAACAAATATGGAAAAGTTAGAGCACTTGTACTGACGTCACATTTAATCTCACCTTGAAGTCGTCATCAGCCAATGGGGATATTTGTTGACGCAGTCAGCGACCAACGAGGGCAGTCGTGAAGGGAGTTCCACTACCGTTCGCCACCAGCAAGGATATATAAACTGCCGATGGAGTTCGAAAAGGGGTTTGAAGCAAGTCAAGAATAGCGGTACTGAACAGACTCAGGCAGGGTCCTTGCTACTGAACACAGACTCAGAGAGCAGCGAGACCGAAGAGCTCTAAACGTTTTCGATTGCTTTcggcttttatttcttattttgaaACACATTTTCCAGTGTGTCATGCAACTTTTCTAAATTCAGCTATTGATTATTTTTGTCTTCTAAAAAAATCACTTCTGTTGACATCCAGGCTTGATGTAAACAGACCTGGCACAGAGGTGCTTATACCTAGCAAAAAAAAGGTATATTCCGAAATTAAACGTATCTGCAGAACAAAGTGACCATGCCTTACGATCTAGCGGGTGTGTTTGACAACCGGGCGGATTATAAATCCGAGAAACAGTGCCAAAGAACCTCCTTTGCCTTCTACCAAGCAGTGCGGGACCTGCTACCAGTATGGGTACTCGAGGACATGCGGACAATGGAGGTGTTTCACTGGGAAGATGACGGGCGGGCGTGCGCTTTTACTCCATCCGAGGCTTTTCTGTATGCACTTGTGCACGATCATCAACAATACGCCAGATACCTGCTCAACAGATACTCTGTCGGCGCACTGGAGATGCCCAGTCGAAGCTTCTGCTGCTGCCAAGCATCTGCAACACCGCATCTCACAGTAGCTGTCCGCTATAACCGTATTACTATCCTGAAAATGATTCTGGACTCTCTGAAAGACTTCTCCGATAGCGAGCGCATGAGCTACTTTAACAGTCGTGGATGTTTTCACATGGAGGGAGGCAAAGGCGCATTGCATCTGGCGTGCGAACTGGTTCGCCCTGAGTGTTTGATTCTGTTACTAGGACACGGTGCATGTCCTTATGTCACAGATCGAGATGGGAACACCCCCTTGGACTGCCTCTTAAATCAGATACGCCGGGGTGAGCCTGACATGCGCCGGAAGCACGTCTGCCTTGGTTATCTCATTCTCTTCATGCCAAAATTCAATTTTCAAATGAAGGGAAAGTTGGAGAAGAATCCAGGGCTGTGGCATGGTCTTATTGGAGAGCAGGCGTTCCAGTGGCTATCAGgactatctcccccctctctctttgttcAGGCTATGCAGAAGATGACCCAGTCCATACCTGTTGAACAGCTGGACCCTCTGCCAGACTTTCTGAAACCACTGGACTTCAGGCTACACCAGTATGCCAGTTAAACATTCTCTCAGACCTCTCAGATAAAACTACTGTACTGACTTCTGgaatcaaatatttatttttggctATGGTGTGAACACTTTGACAACAGTGTCAATAAAAGTGAATTAAATGCAGCATGTGGCTTTGTAAATAGCAACTCATAATGTTCTTTACATTTTGATGTTTAAAAACAATGCACTTTAGAATAAATGTTGACTTGTCATATTTGACACGAAAGAGTGAATTTAATGGTGTTAATGTTGCAATGTGTAAATAAAATACTATTATTGTCTATAAAATATATGAACCTGTTGTTTTCTTTTATCTATAATGTGCTTCACCTATAGGGCCATTATCTGGAGGTTGTGGGCTGAAGGGGTACAGAGAACATGTTAATACAATGTTACTACTACAGTAATTACACAGTTACTACACAGGCAATGGAACAACAATGCAGTTACAGAACTACAGAATAAACTATAGAATAGGTCCAAAACTATATGTCAGCATGAACATATGTTTTACATCATGGTATCACCCACCCATAAAATGGCACAATGGTTTGAATGAGCTCTTTACACACATTCATGGTTTTGTTTTCTCTGATCAAATGCTTAGCTCGTGGTCAGAAGGAGAACATTCTCAACTCCAGTCCCGGGCTCCCACATTTTTGTTCCAGCTCAGcactgtgttagtgctgggctagaGCAAAAAATGTGCAGTCCTATAGAGTTGAGAAACGCTGCTTTATGGTGGTCATACAGTATCATCACGTAGAGTCAATAACTGTAAACATCTTTATTAAGGAAGTCATACTGAGGAGAGGCATGGATTCATACAGTGGACTTACAGTACTGTGCATCCCATGAAAGACGCACAGAGGGGCTACAGTACTTCAACTTGTTCAGTATATTCCAAAACATTGGTCATTTGACGACCCATCTGATTTTCTTTACAtctcaaatgggaccctattcccctacaaagtgcactacttctgaccagggtgcaggctctggtcaaaggtattTACTACTTTTTATTAAGGATCCCCCACTGTTGAAAcaataaagtagtgcactacatagggaataataggttgccatttgggatgcactcttTGTCAAAGTGAATTGAACTGGCAAGCCCCTAATGACTAAGTAGCACTGATGTAGAGTACAGTATTCAGAAGCAGCATTATGATACCATGTAGTATGCCTAATGTCAGTGTGTAACCCTCGTTTCATTATGTTAATATTATAGCTAGATAATTCAGCATTGTACTACAGTACTAGTTAAGCCACAATAATAGCTTTTCACAAACACAACCAACTTATTCACAAAGCTATGAGATGTACTAGTCAGTGATTGAGTTATATTTCCAAAGCTGTTTAGCTGTTGTTAATACGTTTGATTAAAGTATCTGTCAACCATTAAATGCATGATTACCATATTTATACAGTAGCTGTACTAAGACTGGATAAATTAATTGGTTAGTTTCCCTTTCTGGTAGTTATACAAAATACACGTTAGAAATCTCCCAGCTCAAAATCCTGCAAAGTAATATCCCTTCCTTAGTGAGCACACAGCATTCCACAGTAAAAAAGGAAGCATCAATCAATCTGTGCAGAGTAAGCACATACAGAGATGAACTTAAGGTACCCTTGCAAGGTGACTAACGTAATCAATTTCTCCATTCAAGTACTTACATTCACATGTTACACCTGTGTTATTATatacagtaaaaataaataatggatctCCTTCCTACTACCGTCGTAGTTCCCTTTAAAACAATATACAAATATAATTTCACAGACCATGGCCCTATCTACCTCCTGTGGCATTGAGTTGGGTGACAATGGATAAACTGGACTAAAGGTCTAACAGTTTGAAGTCTTTAATCGAAGGTACCCTATTGGAAGGCTCTTGAGTGTGCTGTGGTAAATACAGTATTCAACGGAATTGATCAATGTGTAAAAAACAACACCAGAGCTACAGTAAGTTCCTTTGGGTGAGGGTGTTTCCTAAGAAAACAAAAATAAACGGTCTCAGGGCAGCAAGTCTAGACTAGTGCTGTGTACTTGAGTGGGGTTACCTTCTCACTTACAACTAAAGTGCAGACTAACTAAAATGAATAAATATAACAAAATCGCCTTCCTACAATGTCAtcagataaaaataaataataaaataactaATATATCAATAAATTACTTCATTCAAATTCAATAGGTATTGGTTGGGTTAGGTTAAACGTAAACACTGGTCGGACACTTAATAATGCTTGAAAACAGCATAAGGAGGGCTGGGCTACACACCCCATTCCCTTGGTAACACAAAATCATCCCGTCCTGTCTGTCTACAGAGCCATTGTGCACTCAGTTCTGATTCATAACCATATAGCAGTTGCCATAAAATCTTAGATATTATGTACATAGGAGGTTAACATAAAAAATACACAGTAAGTAAAGTACAGGCTAATAAATGAAATGCAGCCCATTTCAGTAGTGAAAGAGAATAATAATAGTGGTTGTTTCGGTTGGGAAGAGACatggcaaatggcaccctattccctacattgtgcacttcttttgaccagagccctatgcgcCCTGTGgttcctagtcaaaagtagtacactatatagggaatacaatGCAAATTCTGTCTTCTTTAGAtgacctcccactcctcctccaggTCCTCTCCGCTCAGGGAGCCTGTGTTGACGTGGCACTTGACAACGGTGTGCACCATGGTCTTGGTGAGCCGGTGACTCAGACCTCCAGACAAACTCACAGCCCACAGTTCGTCCATGGGTGTCACTGTGGGACAATCAGCGGGTTGGAGGGGTCAGATTGAGCAAAGCAAGGCGCAGAATCGCTAATCTTGATCACTTAATGAGGACTTATTTGGGacgcaaggtgatttgtagatcagtgattctgGCTGTGGAGTCGATCTCAAAAATGCACAAAGGAACAGCAAGCCAAACATTAACAATGCCTGAGAGTGTATTAACTCTAAGCTACAGTAAGCCCCTGACCTGTGTACAAAACATGCTTGAATTGTGGGCCAAGATATGTGGGAATGAGGGGAAGCCATCA encodes the following:
- the ankrd9 gene encoding ankyrin repeat domain-containing protein 9, which codes for MPYDLAGVFDNRADYKSEKQCQRTSFAFYQAVRDLLPVWVLEDMRTMEVFHWEDDGRACAFTPSEAFLYALVHDHQQYARYLLNRYSVGALEMPSRSFCCCQASATPHLTVAVRYNRITILKMILDSLKDFSDSERMSYFNSRGCFHMEGGKGALHLACELVRPECLILLLGHGACPYVTDRDGNTPLDCLLNQIRRGEPDMRRKHVCLGYLILFMPKFNFQMKGKLEKNPGLWHGLIGEQAFQWLSGLSPPSLFVQAMQKMTQSIPVEQLDPLPDFLKPLDFRLHQYAS